One window of Desulfovibrio subterraneus genomic DNA carries:
- the lon gene encoding endopeptidase La, whose product MTEFGTYGEDRTETTTLPLMSLREVVMFPRSIVPLFVGREASIKAIESAIADHGKEILLVAQREPEMEKPGQGDLFEVGTVSKVLQLLRLPDGTIKVLFEGMYRAYWAPESPQSFDDDQDFPKAVIARIEDNDYAGAEAEALMRACHEALDEYSKINKKLAQETLLAITSITYPGKLADAIMPHLKVDYRKKQEVLELQDAIVRLEKVYELLQGEIAITSMEKRIKNRVKNQMERNQKEYYLNEQIKAINKEMGRDDDPQEELNELEQTLKAKDMPDEARDKALRELKKLRAMPSSSAEYTVIRNYVDWIIELPWNKLGETTIDIDKARTILDADHFGLEKPKERILEYLAVQKLATKLKGPILCLVGPPGVGKTSLAKSIARATNREFVRLSLGGVRDEAEIRGHRRTYVGALPGKIIQSLKRVEFNNPLFCLDEIDKMSTDFRGDPSAALLEVLDPEQNNSFNDHYLDLDYDLSQVFFITTANSLHSIPLPLQDRMEIIRLPGYLETEKRRIGREFLLPKQVGQHGIKDTNVQLSDNALVDIIRHYTREAGVRNLEREIASICRKVAMKMVESDDLEKLVTVSRQNLGNFLGVKKFRYGERETLPQVGVTTGLAWTELGGELLLVETAIMPGGGKVSITGKLGDVMTESAKAALSYVRSRSGMFGLKPDFHKEIDIHVHVPEGATPKDGPSAGITLCTSMVSALLSIPVRNDVAMTGEITLRGRVLPIGGLREKLLAAHRGLITTVIIPKDNEKDLKEVPADILKGLKIIPVEHVDEVLPVALMAEHDKIYSNGEDCTVLTRSLRMDSLPEGEAHTTPQ is encoded by the coding sequence ATGACCGAATTCGGCACTTACGGTGAAGACCGTACCGAGACGACTACGCTCCCTTTGATGTCTCTGCGGGAAGTGGTAATGTTCCCGCGTTCCATAGTTCCCCTGTTTGTTGGACGAGAGGCGTCCATCAAGGCCATTGAAAGTGCCATTGCCGACCACGGCAAGGAAATTTTGCTGGTGGCCCAGCGTGAGCCGGAAATGGAAAAGCCGGGACAGGGCGACCTGTTCGAGGTGGGAACCGTTTCCAAGGTTCTGCAGCTGCTTCGCCTGCCCGACGGCACCATCAAGGTGCTTTTCGAGGGTATGTACCGTGCCTACTGGGCACCCGAAAGCCCCCAGTCCTTTGATGACGATCAGGATTTTCCCAAGGCCGTTATAGCCCGCATTGAAGACAACGACTATGCGGGTGCAGAAGCAGAAGCACTCATGCGCGCCTGCCATGAGGCTCTGGACGAGTATTCCAAGATCAACAAGAAGCTCGCTCAGGAAACCCTGCTGGCCATCACCTCCATTACCTATCCCGGCAAGCTGGCAGACGCCATCATGCCGCACCTCAAGGTTGATTACCGCAAGAAGCAGGAAGTGCTCGAACTGCAGGATGCCATTGTGCGTCTTGAAAAGGTGTACGAACTGCTGCAGGGCGAGATTGCCATCACCTCCATGGAGAAGCGCATCAAGAACCGCGTGAAGAACCAGATGGAGCGCAATCAGAAAGAGTATTACCTGAACGAGCAGATCAAGGCCATCAACAAGGAAATGGGCCGCGACGATGATCCTCAGGAAGAACTCAACGAGCTGGAGCAGACGCTCAAGGCCAAGGACATGCCCGACGAGGCGCGTGACAAGGCCCTGCGCGAACTCAAGAAGCTGCGTGCCATGCCTTCTTCTTCTGCGGAATACACCGTTATCCGGAATTATGTGGACTGGATCATCGAGCTGCCCTGGAACAAGCTCGGTGAAACCACCATTGATATCGATAAGGCACGCACCATTCTGGATGCCGACCACTTCGGGCTGGAAAAGCCCAAGGAACGTATCCTCGAATACCTTGCCGTGCAGAAGCTGGCCACCAAGCTCAAGGGCCCCATTCTCTGCCTTGTAGGCCCGCCCGGCGTGGGCAAAACCTCCCTCGCCAAGTCCATTGCCCGCGCAACGAACCGTGAGTTTGTGCGCCTGTCTCTGGGCGGTGTGCGCGACGAGGCTGAAATCCGTGGTCATCGCCGTACCTATGTGGGCGCGCTGCCCGGCAAGATCATCCAGTCGCTGAAGAGGGTGGAGTTCAACAACCCGCTCTTCTGCCTCGACGAGATCGACAAGATGAGCACGGACTTCCGCGGTGACCCCTCGGCAGCCCTGCTGGAAGTGTTGGACCCCGAACAGAACAACTCCTTCAACGATCATTACCTTGATCTGGATTATGATCTGTCTCAGGTGTTCTTCATTACCACGGCAAACAGCCTGCACTCCATTCCGCTGCCGCTGCAGGACCGTATGGAAATCATCCGCCTGCCCGGTTATCTGGAAACGGAAAAGCGCCGCATCGGGCGCGAGTTCCTGCTGCCCAAGCAGGTAGGCCAGCACGGTATCAAGGATACCAACGTGCAGCTGTCGGACAACGCTCTGGTGGACATTATCCGGCATTACACCCGTGAGGCCGGAGTGCGTAACCTTGAGCGCGAGATTGCTTCCATCTGCCGTAAGGTAGCCATGAAGATGGTGGAATCGGACGATCTGGAAAAGCTCGTCACTGTTTCCCGCCAGAATCTCGGCAACTTCCTCGGCGTGAAGAAGTTCCGCTACGGCGAGCGCGAAACGCTGCCGCAGGTGGGCGTAACCACCGGTCTTGCATGGACGGAACTGGGCGGCGAACTGCTGCTTGTGGAAACCGCCATCATGCCCGGAGGCGGCAAGGTTTCCATCACCGGCAAGCTCGGTGATGTGATGACGGAATCCGCCAAAGCTGCACTTTCCTACGTGCGTTCGCGCTCCGGCATGTTCGGTCTGAAGCCCGATTTCCATAAGGAGATCGACATCCACGTGCACGTGCCGGAAGGCGCAACGCCCAAGGATGGCCCTTCAGCCGGTATCACGCTGTGCACCTCCATGGTGTCCGCACTGCTGAGCATTCCCGTGCGCAACGATGTGGCCATGACCGGTGAAATCACCCTGCGCGGCCGAGTGCTGCCCATCGGTGGTCTGCGTGAAAAGCTGCTTGCAGCGCATCGCGGCCTTATCACCACGGTGATCATCCCCAAGGATAACGAGAAGGATCTGAAGGAAGTTCCTGCCGATATTCTGAAGGGACTGAAGATCATTCCCGTGGAGCATGTGGACGAAGTGCTGCCCGTGGCCCTTATGGCAGAACATGACAAGATCTACAGCAACGGCGAAGACTGCACAGTGCTGACCCGTTCGCTCCGTATGGACAGCCTCCCCGAAGGGGAAGCGCACACCACGCCCCAATAG